A genomic stretch from Flavobacterium nitratireducens includes:
- a CDS encoding ABC transporter permease — protein sequence MNFPLYIAKRYILSNSKNNAINIINRIASMGIIVGAMALFVVLSVFSGLKVFSLSFSNDIDPDLKVASILGKSFFVSPEQEAAIKKIDGVASFSKIIEERVLFTFDNKQEVTYLKGVDPNYSKVNNSQKILYNGQWIEENTYQVVVGFGLVQKLSLGLMDFNKHLEVLVPKAGKGNIENAEQAFNKSEIFPVGIYAINEDLDSKYVFADLGLAQELLEYKTNQVSGIELKKKPNADETAIINQLNSIFKGKVTVRNRAQLNESLYKMLNTENIAVYLIFTLVIIVALFNLIGALIMMILDKKGNLKTLFNLGTEIKNLRKIFLLQGTLLSIIGGIIGLVLGIIIVLLQQHFEWIMITPTLAYPVVFSIENVLIVMGTIVTLGFIASLIASSSVSEKLLD from the coding sequence TTGAATTTTCCGCTATACATAGCCAAACGTTACATTCTTAGTAACAGTAAAAACAATGCCATCAACATCATAAACCGCATTGCCAGTATGGGCATCATTGTGGGGGCTATGGCTTTGTTTGTGGTTTTATCAGTTTTTAGCGGATTAAAAGTTTTTAGCCTTTCGTTTAGTAACGATATTGACCCCGATTTAAAAGTTGCAAGTATCTTAGGAAAATCATTTTTTGTGAGTCCTGAACAAGAAGCCGCAATTAAAAAAATTGATGGTGTAGCCTCTTTTTCAAAAATTATTGAGGAGCGTGTGTTATTTACTTTTGACAACAAACAAGAAGTCACTTATTTAAAGGGTGTTGACCCTAACTACAGCAAAGTCAATAATAGCCAAAAAATCCTTTACAACGGTCAATGGATTGAAGAAAACACCTATCAGGTTGTGGTGGGTTTTGGTTTAGTTCAAAAGCTTTCATTAGGTTTAATGGACTTTAACAAACACCTAGAGGTTTTAGTTCCAAAAGCAGGTAAAGGAAACATAGAAAATGCCGAACAGGCTTTTAATAAATCTGAAATTTTCCCTGTGGGTATTTACGCCATTAATGAAGATTTGGATTCTAAATATGTTTTTGCTGACTTAGGTTTGGCTCAGGAATTATTAGAATACAAAACCAATCAGGTTTCGGGAATTGAATTGAAAAAGAAACCAAATGCTGATGAAACAGCAATAATCAATCAGTTAAACAGCATTTTTAAAGGAAAAGTTACGGTTAGAAATCGGGCACAACTCAACGAATCTCTTTATAAAATGCTCAATACCGAAAATATAGCCGTGTACCTAATTTTTACCTTGGTAATAATTGTAGCGCTTTTCAACCTTATTGGTGCTCTTATTATGATGATTCTGGACAAAAAAGGAAATCTAAAAACTCTTTTTAACTTAGGAACGGAAATTAAAAATTTACGAAAAATATTTTTATTGCAAGGCACTTTACTAAGTATAATTGGAGGAATTATCGGACTTGTATTAGGAATCATAATTGTTCTTTTACAACAACATTTTGAATGGATTATGATTACCCCTACGCTGGCTTATCCGGTGGTTTTTTCGATAGAAAATGTACTGATTGTCATGGGAACCATCGTCACGCTTGGCTTTATTGCTTCACTTATTGCCAGTAGTAGTGTAAGTGAAAAGTTATTGGACTAG
- the rbfA gene encoding 30S ribosome-binding factor RbfA has translation METNRQKKIGGVIQKDLVDILQGEVRKNGVSNLVISVSKVSVTTDLSVATVYLSIFPQEKAKETLEGIKSNTPLIKHDLAQRVRKQLRRVPNLVFFIDDSLDYIEKIDNALKNKENPIENRDLLERRKQF, from the coding sequence ATGGAAACAAACAGACAGAAAAAAATAGGCGGCGTTATCCAAAAAGATTTGGTGGATATCCTACAAGGTGAAGTGAGAAAAAATGGAGTTAGCAATTTGGTTATTTCGGTATCCAAAGTTTCAGTAACTACCGATTTATCTGTGGCTACAGTTTACTTGAGTATTTTTCCTCAGGAAAAAGCAAAAGAAACATTGGAAGGAATAAAGTCGAATACACCATTGATTAAACATGATTTGGCGCAACGAGTTCGCAAACAATTACGTAGAGTTCCTAATTTAGTTTTCTTTATCGATGATTCTTTGGATTACATTGAAAAAATAGACAATGCTTTGAAAAACAAAGAAAATCCAATTGAAAATAGAGATTTATTAGAAAGAAGAAAACAATTTTAA